Within the Amaranthus tricolor cultivar Red isolate AtriRed21 chromosome 15, ASM2621246v1, whole genome shotgun sequence genome, the region TTTGCAACCTCTTATGTACTTTCATTTATTACACTGTAGAATAATACCCACTTGTCTAAATCAATTTTGTTCTTAAATTCCTATATCTGTTTATCAGCTTCGATACTAGTGACTTCTTTATTAAAACAGTAAAAACCTTATATGAATTTCATCTCGGATAGCCCATATTAGAATTTAGTTGGTGTGTTGAGCATTGTCAATGTCACACTTATAGGCTTGTATCCATAGTCcgcaaacaaaaacaaaaatatgaaCTAACATAACGTGAATACACTTGTGTTTCGAAAAGTGTGCCGCGCGTGAAGTGCTAAGAGCAACTGCTTAAACGCCTCCTTGAGTTTAGGTGCAACATGATACAGGAGGCTCTTGACTTGTGCACTTTTTTGCGCCTCACGTTTGTCAAAAGTGTGCCGCGCGTGAAGCGCTAAGAGCGACCGCTTAAACGCCTCCTTGAGTCTAGGTGTAACATGATACAGGAGGCTCTTGACTTGTGCACTTTTTTGCGCCTCACGTTTGTCAGATGCAAATTTTGATGAGTAACATGTCTTTGCCTAATATTACTAAAATAACCCTCAATTCTCAACTACTTATTGACTGGAAAGCAAAAATATATCCTTTCTTGCTCTAAAGAAAAAATATGGAGCGagaaacgaaaagaaaaaataacctTGAAGTGTTGCCATCTTCACTCATCGAAGTATGATTCTGATTTAGATAGTGTGTCACAAAACATTTCAAGCATCAAGAACCGATGTTTGCTTCTTCTTTTTTTACCTTTGTCTTTGTTttagtatttacttttttagttAACTCAAGACTATGTAATCGACTTATCGAGTCATCGTATGACTTTATGTGCCAAAGTAGTGTTTAGCTTTACTTATATGTTATACTAATATGAAATTCGtgttgttttaacttttaagtattaaatatgctcaaaattgattttggagCTTTTTAGCGAAAATGTGCACCTCACATACAAAAAGTTTGTGCCTTTGCCTTGTGGCTTGCACCTCGGAAAAAAGGACCTTTTGCTCCACAGTGCACCTCGCGCCCCTTAAACAAAGAACCAACCATTAAcgaatatgaataaaatattaggatatacttctatattatatatctatatatggaatttattagttttataattttctaatgtactaaaaataaaattataagcgATAGAAAATCGTGATATTGTCATCTATATATGAATATCTTCAAGAACAAAAACCAACAGTAACAAGTACCTGGGTGCCCACGAGAAGAAAGACATCTGCGTTTTCAAGGTCAGAAATGCCGGTGTTCAAAAGATAACCAGAACGCAGATCAGCTTGAGGTTGTGTGCCATTTCCTTCACACAAGACATTATTCGATCCCATCTTGTTCAAGAAATCCTTCAACGCCATCATAGCCTCAGCATCAGACAATTTACCAGCAACACCCACAATCTCTTCTGGTTTAACTTTGTGAACAACATCAGCAATCACATCAAGGGCATCTCGCCAGCTGACAGTATTAAAACGTCCATCAGAACCACGAATCATGGGGTCATTTAATCTTTGCCTCTTCAGACCATCATAGCAGAACCGTGTTTTATCTGAAATCCATTCTTCATTTACATCCTGCGAGAATGTGGTATATGGTCAAATCTCACAACATGACAACATCCATCCATAACATTAACAACATTGTTATTCTTTACAGCTATATGAGGAAATTCAATGTCAATTGTAACAATAATTCAGAACTTTGTGGGGGTTGGTTCTAAAAATTGCTCAAACTCAATGAAAATGCGATAGGCCCATCAGAGGACCAACTCTGCAAAAGATAAATTcagaaataaaatattgaacATCAAGAGCTAGCCAACCAAGTATTGACTTACAATGAAATCTTCTTAAGCAGTAGGCATTCCTACAACTATATCAAGTGGGTTACAGTTTACAAGTATTTTGTTGGTTTACAAGTTGATAGTAGATCACAGATCTTGTTTAGGCATGACATTTGATGTTAAGATCAACCCATCAAGGTCAGTTTTCTAATCCATCCAGTTTTGTTTTCTCTAACAAGGTAACCATTTGAGAACTGTTAGCTTAAAATGGTGATTGCACCTTTTTAGAAGTCTGCTACTGATAAGGATGAAGATTCTGTATCGAGGCTTTAGGAAAATTCTACTGTTGAGAACAGGATAGTTTGGCAGCATAGTAAGAATGGGTCCATTCTATGGAGCTTTTACGAAATTCTTGAACAAAATTTGTCCGTGGTCTTTCCATCTATCAATTTTTGAATGAATTGAAGACAAAAGCTTTATCAAAAGCATATGTTTCACATGGGTTGTCGTCAAATAGAATGACCCAGTTGCGGATATTCTTATAATTCACTGCAACATGTTGTAGTTTGCATCTTTTTTTGATAACCCAGGTATCAGGGCAGCATGTGCGCACCAACTATTCCCAGGGCCCTAACATTAAAGAACATGGCCCTAAGGGAACTCGAACATGTGACCTCTATGAATCTATCATGAAGATAAAATTGGCTCAATATTGTTCTTTTTAATAAATCTTCTCACAGCttgaaataataatgaaaaaaggtGGGCTTGCTAAGCCTGGACTGTGGACTGTGTTGAATGTGGACCGGGGAAGATGAAATTGGATAGCTCAATGACGCACTTGGAAAGATATTTGACCATACCGATTTTGAGGGATTAGTTTCCCTCTACACTTATAGGTTTCAAGTTTAAGCTTTCAAAATAATTGGAGAACAACGAAtcggagaacaacaacaattatacatatattataaatCAGACATTTGATGCCCTCGGAAGGAACCGTATAGAGAGATTGATTTAAATTGAGGTTCTATATCAACAACACCAAAAGTATAAAACAAAGATCAAGATTAGGTAGCAAAATAGACAACATCTGCAATCAACTATTTACACAAGTACGAATAAGACAACATATGCTAAGCTAATAGACTTTGAATAAATAGATTCACACCCCTATTCCCAAATTTATCAGCAATAACCATTAGTAACAGTAAATAATACAATCAATACCATGACACTtcaaatactccctccattatGTACCAAGTTTCCCGACAGTATTTTACAACAGCAACCCATCACGGCTTCACCCACAGTATTTTACATTTTCTCCCCCTACTATTTCTCTCTTTACAATGTCGAACTTCATACATATTTCACCAATTTGAGCCCACTCCCTAATTAGTTATCCTGATATTAATGACAAAACCAAACCTCAATGAGCATTGGAGTGAAAGAATACGTGGTGCACAATTAACACCCTTGTGTTATGCTTCTCGGTTTCCACCACTTCACTGAAATTCAAGCCACCACACCAAAGACATTCCAAATGTCCATATATGATACACAATGAAGAGAACAAGAAACTTATTCATTATGTGCATACATAGTATTTATATGATAAACAATGAAGAGAACAAGAAACATATGCATCATGTGTAAATTTAGTCATGTGATTACATATTTACATCTTGATGAAGCAGAACAAAGTTTCATGAGCAGCTAGTTGATTTACATGATATGTTGTGGATACCTACGTCGCTTGGCAAGCCATGCCTTAACATCTCTACATAAAAACACCCCCAAAAAATAACTATCACAGAGAAACCGGAAAAACTAAAGCTACTAGGATGAAAAGCAAATGACAAAGGGAACTTTGGTATAGAATCAAGAGTACCTCATTGAGTCGTGGAACGATACGCATCACCTCTGGTCCTCTACTATCAATCCGTATGTTTGATCCAACAGCGTCTGTGACATCAATACTCTCAGTTCCCTTCAACTCCCAATTTCGGGCCTTAAATGCAAAAGGTTTTGAAGTAAGGGCTCCAACTGGACAAATATCAATTACGTTGCCGGACAGCTCACTTGTCATAAGCGTTTCAACATAAGTCCCAATTTCCTCACCACTACCACGGCCTAACATACCAAGATCCTGAACTCCAGCTACCTCACTTGCAAACCTTACACATCTATAGACAAAACGTACccaagcaaaataataaaataagcaGGCGCCGGGAGAAAGCACATCATCATGTTTTATGATAACAAGGAAGATACTATTAGGGATAATGAACTTCAAGTAAAGAAAATTGGAAAAATAATGATCAGAGCGGTGACCAATGAGAAGCTTACTCTTAGTAGATATTGGATTTACAAAGAAAAAGAGTCAAATGGCATGGTGTGCTTATTTCTCAAGGAAAACAAACAAGAGATGTTAACACAGTATAAATGAACAAAGTAATTAACAAAAAAGCTACTCGTTAAGGATTCATTGGATTGACATTGGATTCAGAatttataatcatcaataaCTTGGTCTAGCTTGAACATGAAGCATTAGtctctatttatattatcagCTACTCGTTAGAACTCATTAGCTTCTAAATTGTTGGTTTTGTCAATGGCCGATAAGCACATAATCTTCAAAAGGCATCTAttataaaatttgttaattCAATTTGTCGGTATAAACATCAAATTCAAGCCATATCTCACTTTGTTCCTTGTATCTCCCTCTCTTTCTCTCCGCTGCATGACCCTCAATCTCATTGtctttttttcttcatctttctcattACCCACCATGATATTTATACTCACCGGTCACTCCACAACACCACACCACTAAATAGCCTACTTCCAACATTACTAACTCCCTTTgccttccctttcccttttcctttcACTTGTAAGTTCTTATCCAAAGTCCAGACATAGTGTAAGTATTGAGATATTCGTTAGCAACTTCATTGAAGGTAGAGTATAAGGTCGATAAAAAGACAAATCTAAGAGTTTTTgtgtgagaaaaaaaaaagactttaaatattttgtttatcGTCAATTTAATTACAAATGATGAATAGGATTAGGCTAAAAGGCTTAGTAACAACCTCCCTATTAAGGAGAAAATAACTAACAACAATCCTAGaaaataaaaccctaaaaaatataTCTTTGACTATTGCTAATAAGAAACTATCTCTACAAAGGTTTCTCAAAGAGGTTATAGAGAGGGATATGTTGTAGAAGGTACATTCAAACATTTTCTAAACAATAGGTACCTCTAGAGAAAAAAACTATGTAAACTAGCTTTTGATGACAAATATGAATaataaatcacaaattcttgtgagagacagtctctttgaGGGACCATCTTTAAATTGGGCCAGTCCATTATATTAATAGACATTTAAGCTACTGAAactaggcattaaggatacagtaaataaatattaaggataatgtatgTAGCTCATTAAGAATATAGTAAGTAGGTATCAATCTTTGATcggttgggcttgagatacgtctctcaaaacagacagtctctcaagagactagctgataaTAAATTGAATTTTGATAATCTGAGGGAAAATGCATAAAGCgtgattaataataatgttagcTTCAAAGACAATGGCATCAACTTGTTCTATGTACAAAAGGATTCCtgattaataaattaaacttaaCCCCAGAAGCAGATAAATCGGTAAACTAAAAGAAGCAAAATTGAGCAAGCCAATATATTGACGCTTAACATACCTTGTACACTGGATACATCGAGTCATGACAGTTTTAACAAGGGGACCCAAGTTCTTATCAACAACTGATCTTTTCATTTCAGTAAAGCGACCCCTATCAGAACCAAAGGCCATAGACTGATCTTGGAGGTCACATTCTCCACCCTGGTCACATATAGGACAATCTAGAGGATGATTCATAAGTAAGAACTCCATTACTCCCTCCCGAGCTTTCTTCGCTAATGGAGTATCTGTCTTTATCTTCATCCCTGCATCACATCATTTCATTAGAAATCACCATTTTCATCAACAGTTTTAAGAAATGTTGCAAGTAAGGGGAAAAGAAAGTAATTACAGAATCAAAAGGATATGCATACCAGGAAGAGCGGGCATAGCACAAGAGGCAACAGGTTTAGGAGATTTCTCGACTTCAACCAAACACATACGACAATTCCCAGCAATTGAAAGACGACTATGATAGCAAAATCGAGGAATATCAATACCAGCAACCTCACAAGCTTGAAGAACAGTGAATCCCTTAGGAATTTTGACGGAGTAGCCATCAACGAAAACTTCAATAGCATCTTCAGGATTAGGGAAATGAACCCTAGCATTGTTGATTGGGGGACGAGGTGGTGGAGGAGGAGGATCTGGAATTGCCtcagcagcagcagcagaaTCAGGATTATTGAGCTGAGGAGTTGAAACTACTGATCGAATGAGAGATCTATGGAGTAAGGGTGATGCTCGCCGAATCATTGTTCGAGATGTCAATGAGCCTAACCCCATTTTTGTGTTTTCTCGCAATTGTTTTCTCTCTCCTTTCCACTCGGCTCTTCCTGTGAATGCTTGTGGAAGACGCGGCCACCATTTTCTCTTTTACGTGGGCTTTGTTTGGCCATCATCCGGAATGCTGTGACCCGAGAGTATTGACTTGTCCCAAATTCTCAAACGAGACGTCTGTTTGAGAGATCCCTCATTTGAtcgatttaatattttattagaataaaagAGAATTTAAGATCGAAAATAAACACGCGCTTCTTGACATTTGTTAAGCTATTTGAAGTGattttttaacctattaaagtaaatattttaacgTATTTGAGTTGGCGTTTTAACAAATTAATGTTGGTATCTTAATCTATTTGGAGTTAGTGTTTTAACCTATTAAGTTGCTAATTGATTagagttggtattttaacctattgaagtcGATAATGTAACttgttaaagttggtattttaacctgtttaagttggtgttttatgttgtttaagttggtattttaatttatttaagttgGTGCTTAAacttattgaagttggtatttaaCTTATTAAAGTTAGTATTTTAATCTATTCGAGTAGGTGTAcaacctattaaagttgatattttaatttatttggagTTTGGAGATTAACCTGTTAaattaacctattaaagttggtattttaatctATTGAAATTGGTTTCTTAACttgtttataatattattttaaagttggtgTCTTTATGCTGTTTTAGTTGGTATTGTAGTAAAAAATAACTTTACCatataaaaatatcaactaCAACAATTAAAAcatcaactttaataggttaaaatactaatttcaatagattaaaacaccaacttaaacaGGTTAAAATATGAACTTAAACAAcataaaacaccaacttaaacaGGTTAAAATACGAACTTAAACAAcataaaacaccaacttaaacaggttaaaataccaactttaattggTTAAAACACAAACATaacaggttaaaataccaacttgaGCAGCATAAACACACTAACTTAAAGcaagttaaaatataaatttcaacaggttaaaacaccaatttCTATAGGTCAAAACACCAACTATAATGATTTTCGAAATCCACTATATGCGCGTTTAAGGATATTTTCTTTcttaataaacaaattacatTTGTGCTGGGCTTGAGATACCATCTTTCAggatagggatggtcatggggcgggtctgaagcgggtctggccagatccggacccgaacccttttatttttttggatccagacccggatccggaccctaaggatccaaaattttcagacccagacccggaccctacggatctgacagggtctagggtccttaatgggtacttaatgggtcttatacaaagcctctttgatttgtcaaaattgaacatttttcgagtctttttgtatttttgtaagcaacttaccATCGTATTACAAACATTTATTCGaatccatgaaattcaaatacaaaataattactagaacgtaaaaacacttgtctaaatacataattaaaaatcaaatataaaagactaaatgagaaacatagtttatattccataacattaaaaattacaatcaattttgatcaatcttcttcaacttcatcaagatcctaaaggaaatatcaaacaattataagttagtttttcaataaagaaaaagtaaatcaaaataaatccattaaaattacaatataaaatataaaatataaaatataaaatttaaaagtttagggtccgggtccgggtcttcaccttaggacccggacacccggacccggacccgtctaaatttttttggatccagacccggactcggatccgatgggtctaaaaaattaagacccagacccttaaaaaaggggcggaTTCGTGGCTGGTCCAACAGGGtcttggacccatgaccatccctatttCAGGAGAGCGGTTGTTGATATCTTGGGttatttattaaagaaaatatgaaaaattacctcatttaaaaaaaaattcaaaatatgattcgaaaaatgttaatttttaaattatgcgTCTTTATGCCAAAGTTGAGGTCGAatatttgttcgttgttactaacaacgaacaaataaGCTggtcaaaaaaaaagtaaaagttcattgttcattgctacTAAAGTGAAAgccaatataaaatttttacataAGATCTCCTTATTAGTTGCCTTTTTAGCTAATTTTTCCGTTGGTCAAACAAACCAACAACTTTAGTCATCAACTCCAACTTACAACTATTGGGCAAAGAGGCTCTTAATATCATATACAAACTTATGCTCTACTTTCATCTTAACCACTCATTCACCAGTTTATGTTTGATCATCAAACACAATTTTCATTTCCACAAATTTTTACTAAAGGTGTGGTTTATGGGATTTACTTTACTCATCTAGATCAGGACATTGCATTGCAAATGCTATTgattgtgagagacggtctctttgagagaccctTTAATTGGGCCAgcccattatatatatatatttttttttaatattgtaagtagacattaaaaataatgtaagtagatatttacgATATTGAAATTAGGCactaaggatacggtaagtagtattaaggataatgtaagtaggcatgaAGAATACGACaattagacattaatctttaatgggctagACTTAaaatatgtctctcaaagaaacggtctctcaagagactagctgtttcaattgaatgaaaataggcATTCTtgtattttctttacaaaacaATGGGCCGCAGGCTGCTATTAGTAACAACAACTCATTTAACGATGAGTCTGGCTTAAAACAATAGTATAATACTAAACACGAATGGAATAAACCACTGTTAATAATAGCAAAACCATTTTAAAAGTCATAAAAAGTAAACATGGTAAAGAATCACCCACGGTTACTTTTAATGCGTGATTTCCTGCCTTGTTGTTATtcctaaattattaaaaatgtcTCGgctattaataacaataaacgtTTCTTTTATGGTTCTGCTTTGTTGGAGTACGAGAAAAACTTgttacaaaattaattttaaaatttgcttatttttaatatttatttatttaatgagcTTTTTCCAAAAGTTCTATTTTTACTTGTTTGTATTGGATCGAGTGAATTTCAAATTGGGTCAATTTTCAATTGGATATCCGATTAAAGTACTTCAAAATTCCGGGTCTACACAAATCCCgcttaaattcaaatattcctTCTCTCTTCAAACTTCAATCTCAGAAAAATATTCCGGATCAGAGCTTTTCAACAATGGTGGAAATTGAGCAAGACCATCAATTAACTCGCAAAATTGCTCTAATTTTGGACGAAAGCAAAGCTTCCTACGCAACACACAATCGAAAACTGAAAGAACTCTGCAATCTCAGATCTTCGTCACCTCAACCTCAAACATTCTTCTCTTCGTTCCGCAAAGCTCTTTTACCTATTTTCACTTTCCAGCGACGAACTGCTTCTGCGGAGCGTATAATCCGCTTCGTTTGCACCTTCGCTTGCTTCACTGACTCCAAGAGAACTTCCATTGATTTTCATGATGATTTCTTAGAAACTTTCTTGCGGTTTCTTCTAACTTTCGTTTCCGCTAATAAAACTGCTAGGTTTCGCTCTTGTCAGATAATTTCCGAGGTACTTTTTGTGT harbors:
- the LOC130801809 gene encoding NADH dehydrogenase [ubiquinone] iron-sulfur protein 1, mitochondrial-like, translated to MGLGSLTSRTMIRRASPLLHRSLIRSVVSTPQLNNPDSAAAAEAIPDPPPPPPRPPINNARVHFPNPEDAIEVFVDGYSVKIPKGFTVLQACEVAGIDIPRFCYHSRLSIAGNCRMCLVEVEKSPKPVASCAMPALPGMKIKTDTPLAKKAREGVMEFLLMNHPLDCPICDQGGECDLQDQSMAFGSDRGRFTEMKRSVVDKNLGPLVKTVMTRCIQCTRCVRFASEVAGVQDLGMLGRGSGEEIGTYVETLMTSELSGNVIDICPVGALTSKPFAFKARNWELKGTESIDVTDAVGSNIRIDSRGPEVMRIVPRLNEDVNEEWISDKTRFCYDGLKRQRLNDPMIRGSDGRFNTVSWRDALDVIADVVHKVKPEEIVGVAGKLSDAEAMMALKDFLNKMGSNNVLCEGNGTQPQADLRSGYLLNTGISDLENADVFLLVGTQPRVEAAMVNARIRKAARNNLAKVGYIGPAAEFNYDYEHLGTGPQTLQEIAEGRHSFFSAIKNAKNPAIIVGAGLFEREDKDAILSVVETIAKSANVIRPDWNGLNVLLLNASQAAALDLGLVPESDKSIESAKFLYLMGADDVNLDKLPNDAFVVYQGHHGDQSVYRANVILPASAFSEKEGTYANTEGRTQKTIPAVPTVGDARDDWKIIRALSETAGVRLPYDSLNDIRQRMRTVAPNLLSIDEREPATFSALIKPDIKKEVNPAPFKSAIENFYMTDSITRASKIMAQCSSQLLKK